From a single Sulfolobus sp. E5-1-F genomic region:
- the cutC gene encoding glyceraldehyde dehydrogenase subunit gamma: MKVFEKDQKVKVHLKINGQNYEVETEPRRLLVHVLRELGFTGVHIGCDTSNCGACTVIMDGKSVKSCTILAVEADGSEITTIEGLAKDGKLHPIQEAFWEKHGLQCGYCTPGMIMEAYWLLKENPNPTEEEIREGISGNLCRCTGYQNIVEAVKLASQKLRMEIPKAH, encoded by the coding sequence ATGAAAGTGTTTGAGAAGGATCAAAAAGTAAAAGTTCACTTAAAGATAAATGGACAAAATTACGAAGTTGAAACAGAGCCTAGAAGGTTGTTAGTTCACGTTCTTAGAGAATTAGGATTTACTGGTGTTCACATTGGTTGCGATACAAGCAACTGTGGAGCATGTACTGTAATTATGGATGGAAAGAGCGTTAAATCATGTACAATATTAGCTGTAGAAGCAGATGGGTCAGAGATCACAACAATAGAGGGATTGGCAAAGGATGGTAAACTACATCCAATCCAAGAAGCATTTTGGGAGAAACATGGCTTGCAATGTGGATATTGTACTCCAGGCATGATAATGGAAGCTTATTGGCTACTTAAGGAAAATCCTAACCCAACAGAGGAAGAGATTAGGGAAGGAATCTCTGGTAATTTGTGTAGATGCACTGGATATCAAAATATTGTGGAAGCAGTGAAATTAGCATCACAAAAATTAAGGATGGAAATTCCCAAGGCGCATTAA
- the taw21 gene encoding tRNA 4-demethylwyosine(37)-methyltransferase Taw21, translating into MIKRLQNQQDIWKRIEIVGDIVIIGVPFNKKPEDLIEIANKILSAFPYIKSVWGRYRDVSGTYRLPTYVHLAGEKRSETIYKEHKCKYFLDFTKVFFSEKLSYEHLRVARQVKRGEIIINMFSGFGPFSILSAVLSKPKVVYSIDVNPYAYYYMMVNVELNKAYEVLPIYGDAFKRIYDLEDADRIIAPLPELADKAYEVALQRVKKGGVIHLYTEVEAYRGEDPVKIAMNKYNGSYFGRIVRSVNPHKYHVAVDIKVT; encoded by the coding sequence TTGATAAAAAGGTTGCAAAACCAGCAAGATATATGGAAAAGGATTGAAATAGTAGGGGATATAGTAATAATTGGAGTTCCTTTTAACAAAAAACCAGAAGATCTTATAGAAATAGCAAACAAGATACTTTCAGCTTTTCCATATATTAAATCAGTATGGGGAAGATACAGGGATGTCTCTGGTACATATAGATTACCAACGTATGTTCATTTAGCCGGAGAGAAAAGAAGTGAGACCATCTATAAAGAGCATAAATGCAAATATTTTCTTGATTTTACCAAGGTATTCTTTTCTGAGAAATTATCCTATGAACATTTGAGAGTAGCAAGACAAGTTAAGAGAGGGGAAATTATTATAAACATGTTCTCTGGTTTTGGGCCATTTTCAATACTCTCTGCAGTTCTTAGTAAACCAAAAGTAGTTTATTCGATAGATGTGAATCCCTACGCATATTACTATATGATGGTAAACGTAGAACTAAATAAGGCTTATGAAGTGCTTCCAATATATGGAGATGCTTTCAAAAGAATATACGATCTAGAAGATGCAGATAGGATAATTGCTCCTCTGCCAGAACTTGCGGATAAAGCCTATGAGGTGGCATTGCAAAGAGTAAAGAAAGGTGGTGTAATTCACCTTTATACGGAGGTAGAGGCTTATAGAGGTGAGGATCCTGTAAAAATTGCCATGAATAAGTATAATGGATCTTACTTTGGTAGGATCGTAAGAAGCGTCAATCCACATAAGTATCATGTAGCAGTAGATATTAAAGTTACTTAA
- a CDS encoding amidohydrolase, whose translation MKVLIKSDLLLGEPKPLRDVYIGIDEGQIKVISKEQPEDYDYAEYVIGGKNRVVVPGFVTTHSFLYLYPFRFRVFSGKVNAFQLMSTLSPNDIYYFSLMGAYHLLKTGVTTVVTSGPNLDMIARAISEVGLRPVLAVGVDCPDSKEDWEREFTTLYNRWSSKNENRVILRLCSNEYSKEVFELSQQYNFPVLLERFVSLENISGNPINVIGLGGGARKDLDIIKHKGFHLASTPSYEVSQFPLSQYKPSISLDLSPTFDIRHEVSTIITRLILTPEEALNAMTIWGQLQLKYNDRGVVENGKVADLVIFEVKEPPTFPLDYESPYESIVFSLSTPETVLVSGEAVLDGGVPLNIGIKHIEKAIERLEDIDKKVAKPARYMEKD comes from the coding sequence ATGAAGGTTTTAATAAAAAGCGATTTATTATTAGGGGAACCTAAGCCTCTTAGAGACGTATATATAGGAATTGATGAAGGACAAATAAAGGTTATATCTAAAGAACAACCCGAAGACTACGATTATGCAGAATACGTGATCGGTGGTAAAAACAGAGTGGTTGTACCGGGATTTGTAACTACACATTCCTTTCTATACTTATATCCATTTAGGTTTAGGGTATTTTCGGGTAAGGTAAATGCCTTTCAACTGATGTCAACACTTTCACCTAATGATATTTATTACTTCTCCTTAATGGGCGCGTACCACTTATTGAAAACTGGAGTTACTACAGTCGTAACTTCAGGGCCTAACTTAGATATGATAGCCAGAGCGATTTCAGAAGTGGGATTAAGACCAGTACTGGCTGTAGGTGTGGATTGTCCAGATTCGAAAGAAGATTGGGAGAGAGAGTTCACAACGTTATATAATAGGTGGTCTAGTAAGAATGAGAATAGGGTAATTTTGCGTCTTTGTAGTAATGAGTATTCTAAAGAGGTATTTGAACTTTCACAACAATATAATTTCCCTGTTCTCTTGGAAAGGTTTGTAAGCTTAGAAAATATCAGTGGTAATCCAATAAATGTAATAGGATTAGGTGGAGGAGCTAGGAAGGATCTAGATATTATAAAACATAAGGGATTTCATTTAGCGTCGACTCCATCATATGAAGTTTCCCAATTTCCATTAAGCCAATATAAACCATCAATATCCTTAGATCTATCTCCTACTTTTGATATTAGGCATGAAGTCTCTACGATTATAACTAGGTTAATTTTAACGCCGGAAGAGGCGCTTAATGCCATGACAATCTGGGGGCAATTACAACTGAAATATAATGATAGAGGTGTTGTGGAGAACGGAAAAGTTGCCGATTTAGTAATCTTTGAGGTTAAGGAGCCTCCAACTTTCCCATTAGATTATGAAAGTCCCTATGAGTCTATAGTTTTTAGTCTCTCTACTCCGGAAACAGTTCTAGTAAGTGGAGAAGCAGTATTAGATGGTGGTGTTCCTTTAAATATTGGAATAAAACATATAGAGAAAGCCATAGAGAGGCTTGAAGACATTGATAAAAAGGTTGCAAAACCAGCAAGATATATGGAAAAGGATTGA
- the cobA gene encoding uroporphyrinogen-III C-methyltransferase — translation MSGKVYLVGAGPGDPELITIKGLKILQKADVVIYDRLIPKELLNFCKVGAERIYVGKNIGDYVIQDEINELLVKKAMENKVVVRLKGGDPYVLGRGEEECLYVISKGVECEVIPGITSAIAVPAYAGIPVTSRIYSASGFTVISGTKAEDKVIDEDYIPRKGTLIILMGLRKIENIANIIIKLRNEREPVAVIENGTTESQRVFTGELKDLVNIIKNNNITSPAVIVIGEVVKFREYLWKFK, via the coding sequence ATGAGTGGGAAAGTTTATTTAGTAGGAGCAGGACCGGGAGATCCCGAACTAATAACTATCAAGGGCTTAAAGATCTTACAAAAGGCTGATGTTGTGATTTATGATAGGCTCATCCCTAAAGAGCTTCTAAATTTCTGTAAAGTTGGGGCTGAAAGAATTTACGTTGGGAAGAATATAGGGGATTATGTAATACAAGATGAGATAAATGAGTTATTAGTAAAAAAGGCGATGGAAAATAAAGTAGTTGTTAGATTAAAAGGAGGAGATCCATATGTTTTGGGTAGAGGAGAGGAGGAATGTTTATACGTTATATCTAAAGGTGTAGAGTGTGAGGTAATTCCTGGGATAACAAGTGCAATTGCTGTACCTGCATATGCGGGAATTCCAGTTACTAGTAGAATCTACTCAGCTAGTGGCTTTACTGTAATATCTGGAACGAAAGCGGAAGATAAAGTAATTGATGAAGATTATATCCCAAGAAAAGGCACACTAATAATTCTTATGGGTCTTAGGAAAATAGAGAATATAGCTAATATTATAATAAAATTGAGAAATGAAAGAGAACCAGTAGCTGTTATTGAAAACGGAACAACGGAAAGCCAGAGAGTTTTTACTGGGGAGTTAAAAGATCTAGTTAACATTATTAAGAATAATAATATAACGTCTCCAGCGGTTATTGTAATTGGCGAAGTGGTTAAATTTAGGGAATACTTATGGAAATTTAAGTGA
- a CDS encoding YHS domain-containing protein, producing the protein MKCTVCGDEIRGKPYSYNYKGNTYYFCSPMCMVEFKKRPEKYVKLYTSNKP; encoded by the coding sequence ATGAAATGTACTGTATGTGGGGATGAGATAAGAGGTAAACCCTATTCATACAATTATAAAGGAAATACATATTATTTCTGCAGTCCAATGTGTATGGTAGAATTCAAGAAGAGACCAGAAAAATATGTTAAATTATACACATCTAATAAGCCTTAA
- a CDS encoding SIS domain-containing protein has protein sequence MYADLIEREITQDYRVNVDLKLDSAYVVGAGDSYAVALTIEGKTNGKFKALDPFEGLFYENLDRPLVIVSVSGRPKSNILLAKKFKGRTKLYVITANEDSQLAKLTDYLILIPYKSSYRLPGTLSFLMSLSAVYSLAGETEDDIKESSTLLDLSNNPFFVGYKESYGIAYYAMLKFAEIFGYTTNSERFEQFCHSPIFMTESRQIILFRIGNEREIELINNVDYTDIQFTNCNGAFCNAIILIKSIVNKMRKEKWDKIYFLENKKILNVSSNMIY, from the coding sequence ATGTACGCAGATTTAATTGAACGTGAAATAACACAAGACTATAGAGTAAATGTAGACTTAAAGTTAGATAGTGCATACGTTGTAGGAGCTGGAGATTCTTATGCAGTAGCTCTCACAATAGAGGGCAAAACCAATGGTAAGTTTAAGGCTTTAGATCCATTCGAGGGATTGTTCTATGAAAATTTAGATCGCCCTTTAGTTATAGTATCAGTTTCCGGAAGACCAAAATCAAATATACTGCTTGCTAAGAAATTCAAAGGAAGAACGAAATTGTATGTAATAACAGCAAATGAAGATTCACAGCTGGCAAAATTGACTGACTATCTTATACTCATTCCCTACAAGTCAAGTTATCGTTTGCCTGGCACATTATCGTTCTTAATGAGTTTAAGTGCAGTATATTCACTTGCAGGAGAAACAGAAGACGATATTAAAGAATCTAGTACACTACTTGATTTGTCAAATAATCCATTTTTCGTAGGATATAAGGAAAGTTATGGTATTGCATATTACGCAATGCTTAAGTTCGCTGAAATCTTTGGTTATACGACAAATAGTGAGAGATTTGAGCAATTTTGCCACTCTCCAATTTTTATGACAGAAAGCAGACAGATAATATTATTTAGAATTGGTAACGAGAGGGAGATTGAATTAATTAATAACGTCGATTATACTGATATTCAATTCACTAACTGTAATGGGGCCTTCTGTAATGCGATTATATTAATAAAATCAATAGTAAATAAAATGAGAAAGGAAAAGTGGGATAAGATTTACTTTCTAGAGAACAAAAAAATATTAAACGTTAGCTCTAACATGATATATTGA
- a CDS encoding nucleotidyltransferase family protein: MNIGVIILAAGEGKRFGGNKLFAKIDNTPIIIRTIGIYEDLEKVVIVGKYVNELLPLLMDQIVIYNPFWKEGISTSIKLGLRFFKEYDGVLVALGDMPFVTKEDVNKIINAFKPNCKAVIPTHNGEKGNPVLISKSLFNEIEKLRGDVGAKVILSKMSMEELCFVECSQGVLIDIDKKEDLMRLGNFHP, translated from the coding sequence ATGAATATAGGAGTCATTATTTTAGCAGCTGGAGAAGGAAAGAGGTTCGGAGGAAATAAGTTATTTGCAAAAATAGATAATACCCCTATAATTATACGAACAATTGGAATTTATGAAGATTTAGAAAAAGTTGTCATTGTAGGTAAATACGTTAATGAACTCCTTCCCTTACTTATGGATCAAATAGTAATATATAATCCATTCTGGAAGGAAGGGATAAGTACATCAATAAAACTTGGATTAAGATTTTTCAAGGAATATGACGGTGTATTGGTAGCATTAGGTGATATGCCATTTGTGACCAAGGAGGATGTTAATAAGATAATTAACGCGTTTAAACCAAATTGTAAAGCCGTAATTCCAACTCACAACGGAGAAAAGGGAAATCCAGTATTGATTTCTAAAAGTTTATTCAATGAAATTGAAAAATTAAGAGGAGATGTCGGAGCTAAGGTTATACTAAGTAAAATGAGCATGGAAGAATTATGTTTTGTAGAATGTAGTCAGGGTGTTTTAATAGATATAGATAAAAAAGAGGATTTAATGCGCCTTGGGAATTTCCATCCTTAA
- a CDS encoding DUF1404 family protein produces the protein MDVVQIAKYIGFSLLIISIIIYVFVDPVDRLLSYQGPILSGALLGWYVLISNTPKDKFIENEGEKIPIVSILIRRRSPLFIIIGLLLITPWLMPQIYPIVLKIQWLFVISFLSEFLGGFMIGYVIPSLKFAEKLLLFSLGFAGDTIYLLLLYLASGIFHVQSQLLLNSVIVLVYGIKFPEGVAFAIYIMRKIGGI, from the coding sequence ATGGACGTAGTTCAAATTGCCAAATATATTGGTTTTTCTTTACTTATAATTTCAATTATTATTTACGTTTTTGTAGACCCAGTGGATAGATTACTCTCGTATCAAGGACCGATACTCTCAGGCGCACTACTGGGGTGGTATGTGTTAATTTCTAATACTCCAAAGGATAAATTTATTGAAAATGAAGGAGAAAAAATACCTATAGTTTCAATATTAATAAGGAGAAGATCACCCTTATTCATAATAATTGGTTTACTCTTAATAACACCATGGTTAATGCCTCAGATATATCCTATTGTATTAAAGATACAGTGGCTATTCGTCATATCTTTCCTTAGTGAATTCTTAGGGGGTTTTATGATAGGCTATGTAATACCGTCACTAAAATTCGCAGAAAAACTTCTCCTATTTAGTCTAGGATTTGCGGGAGATACAATCTATCTGCTGTTATTATACTTAGCATCTGGGATATTCCACGTTCAATCCCAGCTACTATTAAATTCGGTAATCGTGCTCGTTTATGGTATAAAATTTCCAGAAGGTGTAGCATTTGCAATTTATATTATGAGAAAGATAGGGGGGATTTGA
- the cutB gene encoding glyceraldehyde dehydrogenase subunit beta produces the protein MYPPKFSYVIPDNVKEALEFLESHDDAKPLAGGHSLIPMLKLRIFRPSYLVEIRRLPELKYIKMEGNVVKLGPVVTHYEIMKANIPLLSETASKIADPQVRNMGTIGGSISHLDPSADYPAALIAMDAKVKIKSTKGERVESFSSFAKDMFTPDLNPGELVTEIEVPLLKDYKFSYQKLERRAGDFAIVGVAVALKVNGDVIQDARIGLTAVNRTAVRASEAEKILLSGKISEKLIEEAATKAMDYANPTSDIRGSAEYKKKMVKVMTKRAILAALNR, from the coding sequence GTGTATCCACCAAAGTTTAGTTACGTAATTCCAGATAACGTAAAAGAGGCTTTAGAGTTCTTGGAGTCACATGATGATGCTAAGCCACTAGCTGGGGGACATAGTTTAATACCAATGTTGAAGCTAAGGATATTTAGACCCTCATATCTAGTTGAAATAAGGAGATTACCAGAACTAAAATACATTAAGATGGAAGGAAACGTAGTAAAATTAGGGCCTGTAGTTACTCATTACGAGATTATGAAAGCTAATATTCCATTATTAAGTGAAACTGCATCAAAGATAGCTGATCCTCAAGTTAGAAACATGGGAACTATAGGAGGGAGTATATCACATTTAGATCCTTCAGCAGATTATCCTGCTGCATTGATTGCCATGGATGCAAAGGTAAAGATTAAAAGTACAAAAGGAGAAAGAGTTGAAAGCTTTTCTTCATTCGCTAAGGATATGTTTACACCAGATTTGAATCCAGGTGAATTAGTTACAGAAATAGAAGTTCCCCTACTTAAGGATTATAAATTCTCATATCAAAAACTAGAAAGGAGAGCTGGAGACTTTGCAATTGTAGGAGTTGCAGTTGCACTAAAGGTAAATGGGGATGTAATTCAAGATGCAAGAATAGGATTAACTGCTGTAAACAGAACTGCAGTAAGAGCTAGCGAAGCTGAGAAAATATTGTTATCTGGAAAAATATCTGAAAAATTAATAGAGGAGGCTGCTACTAAAGCCATGGATTACGCAAATCCAACTTCTGATATAAGGGGATCAGCAGAATATAAAAAGAAAATGGTAAAAGTTATGACTAAGAGAGCAATTTTAGCCGCATTGAATAGGTGA